One window of Paenibacillus sp. FSL K6-3182 genomic DNA carries:
- a CDS encoding RidA family protein has translation MSIIEKRLAELGIVLPETTKPKFSYIPVNQTGNLIYTSGFDCRIDGVLMYEGKIGSDLTIEQGQEAARQVVINLLAAMKTHLGDLDRVVKIVKILGFINSAPGFGDQPYVLNGASDLLIEVFGENGRHARSAIGTSDLPFHTPVEIELIAEVRE, from the coding sequence ATGTCTATTATTGAAAAACGTCTTGCTGAGCTAGGAATTGTTTTGCCTGAAACGACTAAGCCTAAGTTCTCCTACATTCCGGTCAACCAAACGGGCAATCTCATCTATACTTCCGGCTTCGACTGCCGTATCGATGGTGTTCTCATGTATGAAGGTAAAATCGGCTCTGATCTAACGATCGAGCAAGGTCAAGAAGCAGCGCGCCAAGTCGTTATCAACCTGCTTGCGGCGATGAAAACTCACCTAGGCGACCTTGACCGTGTCGTAAAAATCGTAAAAATTCTTGGTTTCATCAACAGCGCTCCCGGTTTCGGCGATCAGCCTTATGTGCTGAACGGCGCATCGGATCTGCTCATTGAAGTATTCGGAGAAAATGGACGCCATGCAAGGTCCGCGATTGGTACAAGCGACCTTCCATTCCATACGCCAGTTGAAATCGAGCTCATTGCAGAGGTTCGCGAATAG
- a CDS encoding S-layer homology domain-containing protein, protein MKKIAILLIVMTLFSGVSTLTGIGRSALLPAAYAAAATLSLTVNQKNAAVGQPVEVVVKGEQLNDLYGFEIKLKYNTAKLKFKQATAAWKGMPISPIDKDGVITFAHTKIGKDSGVSGSAVIATFTFEGVASGKASVELVEAKLVDSQVKAVQLKNAAKLALLLSSSTPVSFSDIKGHWAEANITRAASLGIVTGFENGAFQPNGWVTRSQFVAMIGRAFELNAKQAKEVNFKDKGQFPAWAEALIAEAVNAEVISGYDDGTFRPNRHISRAEMVAMTMRTSGFPLDENPSIRFADASQIPAWAKPAVAAAVSRNLLKGRSGNRFEPQAKATRAEALTFILTLIDSQNK, encoded by the coding sequence GTGAAAAAAATAGCAATTTTGTTAATAGTGATGACGTTGTTTTCTGGCGTCTCTACGCTAACGGGCATTGGCCGCTCAGCTTTGCTGCCTGCTGCATATGCTGCGGCTGCAACGTTGTCGCTTACCGTCAATCAGAAAAATGCGGCAGTCGGACAGCCAGTTGAGGTCGTTGTAAAAGGGGAGCAATTAAATGATTTATATGGCTTCGAGATTAAACTGAAGTACAACACAGCAAAGCTTAAATTCAAACAGGCGACAGCAGCGTGGAAAGGAATGCCTATTTCACCGATTGATAAAGATGGGGTTATAACATTCGCTCATACGAAGATTGGGAAGGATAGCGGAGTGAGCGGATCGGCAGTTATTGCGACGTTTACTTTTGAGGGAGTTGCGAGTGGAAAGGCGAGCGTTGAGCTGGTAGAAGCGAAGCTGGTCGATAGCCAGGTCAAGGCGGTTCAGCTGAAAAATGCGGCGAAGCTGGCTTTGCTCTTAAGTTCTTCGACGCCAGTATCCTTCAGTGATATAAAAGGCCACTGGGCTGAGGCAAATATTACAAGAGCGGCTTCGCTTGGCATCGTAACAGGCTTTGAGAACGGTGCTTTTCAACCTAATGGCTGGGTAACGCGTTCGCAATTTGTTGCTATGATCGGCCGTGCATTCGAGTTGAATGCTAAGCAAGCGAAGGAAGTTAATTTTAAAGACAAGGGACAGTTTCCAGCTTGGGCAGAGGCTTTAATAGCGGAGGCTGTGAATGCTGAGGTAATTAGCGGTTATGACGATGGTACTTTCCGGCCAAACCGCCATATTTCAAGAGCGGAAATGGTGGCAATGACGATGCGTACATCTGGTTTTCCGCTCGACGAGAACCCGTCAATTCGTTTTGCGGATGCCTCGCAAATACCAGCTTGGGCTAAGCCGGCTGTAGCGGCTGCTGTTTCTCGCAATCTGCTTAAGGGGAGAAGCGGCAATCGCTTTGAACCGCAGGCAAAGGCTACTCGTGCAGAAGCATTGACGTTTATTTTGACGCTCATCGATAGCCAGAATAAATAG
- the phnX gene encoding phosphonoacetaldehyde hydrolase, with the protein MIKTVILDWAGTVVDYGSFAPVEAFRRLFEERGIEASFKAIRKPMGRMKKDHLRDICSDPDVSAAWQAKFGSKPNENDIDEMYEKFEPMLFSILHQYATPVPGALALIERLREQGIKIGTTTGYTRPMMDIIAPEAAKQGYSPDSTVTPDEAAEGRPHPWMIFRNAELLGTYPMSHIVKCGDTEADMREGRHAGVWSVGVIFGGNEVGLTQAETEALSEGEKEKLFVEVSDRLMQAGAHFIIREIGELDGVISHINERLQAGDRP; encoded by the coding sequence ATGATTAAAACAGTCATATTGGATTGGGCAGGTACAGTGGTTGATTATGGAAGCTTTGCTCCGGTTGAAGCGTTTCGCCGCTTATTCGAAGAAAGAGGCATTGAGGCGTCGTTCAAAGCGATTCGGAAGCCGATGGGTCGCATGAAAAAGGACCATTTGCGCGATATTTGCTCCGATCCTGATGTGTCTGCTGCATGGCAAGCGAAGTTTGGCAGCAAGCCAAATGAAAATGACATTGATGAAATGTACGAAAAGTTTGAACCGATGTTGTTCTCCATTCTTCATCAATATGCTACACCAGTGCCCGGAGCGCTTGCACTTATTGAGAGACTTCGCGAGCAGGGCATCAAGATTGGAACGACGACAGGTTATACGCGTCCCATGATGGACATTATTGCGCCGGAAGCTGCGAAGCAAGGATATTCGCCAGATAGTACTGTAACGCCAGATGAAGCAGCCGAAGGCCGTCCGCATCCATGGATGATTTTCCGCAATGCGGAGCTGCTCGGTACGTATCCGATGAGCCATATCGTCAAATGCGGCGATACCGAAGCGGATATGAGAGAAGGCCGTCATGCAGGCGTATGGTCAGTAGGCGTTATTTTCGGCGGGAATGAAGTGGGTTTGACACAAGCGGAAACGGAAGCCCTGTCTGAGGGCGAGAAGGAGAAGCTGTTTGTTGAAGTTTCGGATCGCTTGATGCAAGCGGGAGCACATTTTATCATTCGTGAGATTGGCGAGCTGGATGGCGTTATTTCACACATCAACGAAAGACTACAAGCGGGGGATCGTCCATGA
- a CDS encoding D-aminoacylase, producing the protein MLDLILKNGKIVDGSGNPWYGGDVGVKDGIIVSIGQIDQEASQIIDVGRKVISPGFIDGHCHSDLMIIDHPYSEIKLQQGVTTEVVGNCGLAPAPFIRSKGALLQSYVQPVLGSTSWEWPWETVGQYMDFVSKSNPSEHIATYVAHGALRIAVMGFENRPATKDEIERMKTLLEEGLRAGAIGLSIGLLYAPGSYTSREELVELCSVLPKYNGLLSTHIRGEGNNLLPSVAEVIWIAERVGISLHISHLKAAGRANWGKALDALELVEAARARGMDVTVDVYPYAAGSTTLTTVLPPWVLEGGIHATLEAFRDKALRLRIKEELSREQDTWDNLVCSTGWSSIIISSIQTEANKALEGKSIAEVAELRGEHPVDCMMDLLLEENGQIAIVYFHMSDDDVKQVIGYEKSLIASDSLNCEIGKPHPRTYGTFPRVFAKYVREDKVLSLEQAVRKLTSFPVQRFKLGKRGLLVPGYAADITVFDPAVIQDTATFEDPRQYPSGISHVIVAGQLTLSHGEHTHKREGNLIRAQHCCTH; encoded by the coding sequence ATGCTCGATCTTATTTTGAAAAACGGCAAAATCGTCGATGGCAGCGGCAATCCTTGGTACGGCGGCGATGTTGGAGTCAAAGATGGCATCATTGTTTCTATTGGCCAAATTGATCAAGAGGCTAGCCAAATCATTGATGTGGGACGCAAAGTGATTTCTCCTGGCTTCATCGATGGGCATTGCCACTCGGATCTGATGATTATTGATCATCCTTACAGTGAAATTAAGCTGCAGCAAGGGGTAACAACTGAGGTTGTCGGCAACTGCGGCCTCGCCCCTGCTCCATTTATTCGGAGTAAAGGCGCACTGCTGCAGTCGTATGTGCAGCCCGTACTTGGGAGTACAAGCTGGGAGTGGCCGTGGGAAACGGTTGGTCAATATATGGATTTTGTCAGCAAATCCAATCCATCGGAGCACATCGCCACCTATGTAGCACACGGTGCACTTCGTATCGCAGTCATGGGCTTCGAGAACCGTCCTGCGACGAAAGACGAAATCGAGCGGATGAAGACACTGCTTGAAGAAGGGCTGCGAGCAGGCGCAATCGGATTATCAATTGGCCTATTGTATGCACCTGGCAGCTATACTTCACGCGAAGAGCTGGTTGAGCTTTGCAGCGTTTTGCCTAAATACAACGGTTTGCTCTCCACACATATTCGCGGTGAGGGCAATAACTTGCTGCCGTCCGTTGCAGAGGTCATATGGATCGCTGAACGAGTCGGCATCTCGCTGCATATCAGTCATTTGAAAGCAGCAGGCCGCGCCAATTGGGGTAAAGCGCTTGATGCGCTGGAGCTTGTAGAAGCGGCAAGAGCACGCGGTATGGACGTCACAGTTGATGTTTATCCCTACGCGGCAGGCTCCACCACCTTAACAACCGTCCTCCCTCCTTGGGTGCTAGAGGGCGGCATTCATGCAACACTTGAAGCGTTCCGCGATAAGGCGCTCCGCCTGCGGATCAAAGAAGAGCTAAGCCGCGAGCAGGACACTTGGGATAATCTTGTATGTTCAACTGGCTGGTCCAGCATCATTATTTCTTCGATTCAGACCGAAGCGAACAAGGCACTCGAAGGCAAATCAATCGCCGAGGTTGCCGAGCTTCGCGGAGAACATCCCGTCGATTGCATGATGGATCTTCTGCTTGAGGAGAATGGTCAAATCGCGATTGTCTACTTCCATATGTCCGACGACGATGTGAAGCAGGTCATCGGTTATGAGAAATCATTGATTGCATCCGACAGCTTGAACTGCGAGATCGGCAAGCCTCATCCGCGCACGTACGGCACCTTTCCACGCGTTTTTGCAAAATATGTGCGTGAGGATAAGGTACTGTCGCTTGAGCAGGCGGTTCGCAAGCTAACCTCATTTCCCGTACAGCGCTTTAAACTTGGCAAAAGAGGACTGCTTGTGCCAGGATATGCTGCTGACATCACGGTATTCGACCCAGCTGTCATCCAAGACACAGCTACGTTCGAGGACCCGCGTCAATATCCGTCCGGCATCTCGCATGTTATCGTTGCCGGCCAGCTCACGCTTTCACATGGTGAACACACGCATAAGCGCGAAGGTAATCTTATTCGCGCGCAGCACTGCTGCACGCATTAG
- a CDS encoding putative 2-aminoethylphosphonate ABC transporter permease subunit: MKGKIDQALPSQWVRKSNQKLRESNGVIKLLLVLVLLTLITVIVLPLFAMFKQAFMDSDGNLVGFTHFSSYLQSRSLIQSMLNTITVSTATTAIAVPLAFGLAFVLTRTNIKGKSFFKALAMLPLFAPTMMHGLALTYLFGHQGLISTGLFGLLPFEWRIPLYGKVGIIISEVIYTFPQAFLILCAGLAVSDYRLYEAAESMGASSLRKMFTVTLPSVKYALLSAVVICFTLSFTDFGAPKVVGGQYNVLATDIFKQVVGQQNMSMGAVVGIVLTIPAILAFIVDRIVTRKQQAYVTSKSVPYSVKNNRLRNVWAYTYAIVLSAMILLLMGAVLLASLVKKWPYDMSLTWSNFDFSNAAAGGFDPFWNSIEMAAWTAVIGTIITFLFAYLIENGRVYRPIRQAAYFLSILPLALPGLVIGLSFIYFFNHPSNPFHFIYGTMIILVLANVVHFYSVPFMTATATLKMLDKEFDNVSESMNVSKLRTFYRITVPLSLPAILEMAVYFFVNAMVTVSALVFLYASDLRIASVSIVSMDDAGDTAAAAAMSVLVVLLNVVVRFLYEAGTARLRRKMSAWQKR, encoded by the coding sequence ATGAAAGGGAAAATAGATCAAGCTCTGCCCTCGCAGTGGGTGAGAAAAAGCAATCAAAAGTTACGGGAGAGCAATGGCGTTATTAAGCTCCTGCTAGTGCTAGTCCTGCTCACACTTATTACTGTTATTGTCCTGCCGCTGTTCGCGATGTTTAAGCAGGCGTTCATGGATTCAGATGGAAATCTGGTTGGCTTCACTCATTTTTCATCGTATCTGCAGTCAAGATCACTCATTCAATCGATGCTGAACACGATTACCGTATCCACAGCTACAACCGCGATTGCTGTGCCGCTTGCCTTTGGGCTGGCGTTCGTATTGACTCGCACAAATATTAAAGGTAAGTCCTTCTTCAAAGCTCTTGCCATGCTGCCCTTATTCGCACCAACCATGATGCACGGGCTCGCGCTTACTTATTTATTTGGTCATCAAGGTCTTATCTCTACGGGGTTGTTCGGACTGCTGCCGTTTGAGTGGCGAATTCCGCTCTATGGAAAAGTAGGCATCATCATTTCTGAGGTCATTTATACGTTTCCGCAGGCGTTTCTTATTTTGTGCGCGGGGCTTGCCGTCAGCGATTATCGCTTATATGAGGCAGCCGAGTCGATGGGCGCGAGCAGCTTGCGAAAAATGTTTACCGTAACGCTGCCGTCTGTAAAATATGCGCTGCTCAGCGCAGTCGTCATTTGTTTTACGCTCAGCTTCACCGATTTTGGAGCACCGAAGGTCGTAGGCGGACAGTATAACGTGCTGGCCACTGATATTTTTAAACAGGTTGTCGGCCAGCAAAATATGTCTATGGGAGCTGTAGTCGGCATCGTGCTGACCATTCCCGCCATTCTCGCGTTTATCGTGGATCGAATCGTCACGCGGAAGCAGCAGGCTTACGTCACATCAAAGTCTGTTCCTTATTCCGTGAAGAACAATCGGCTGCGCAATGTTTGGGCGTATACGTATGCGATTGTTTTATCAGCCATGATATTGCTGTTAATGGGAGCTGTTCTGCTTGCTTCTCTCGTGAAGAAGTGGCCGTATGACATGTCACTAACGTGGAGCAACTTCGACTTCTCCAATGCAGCGGCAGGTGGCTTCGATCCGTTCTGGAACAGCATTGAGATGGCCGCTTGGACAGCGGTAATCGGAACGATCATTACGTTTTTGTTTGCTTATTTGATCGAAAATGGACGTGTCTATCGTCCGATCCGGCAAGCTGCTTATTTCTTGTCGATTTTGCCACTGGCGCTTCCAGGGCTGGTCATCGGATTATCTTTTATTTATTTCTTTAATCATCCGTCCAACCCGTTTCACTTTATTTATGGAACGATGATTATTCTTGTTTTGGCTAATGTTGTGCATTTTTACTCCGTTCCATTCATGACGGCAACCGCAACTTTAAAAATGCTGGACAAGGAGTTCGACAACGTCTCGGAGTCCATGAATGTCTCGAAACTGCGGACATTTTATCGCATTACGGTGCCATTGTCCTTGCCGGCCATATTAGAAATGGCAGTTTACTTTTTCGTAAATGCAATGGTGACGGTATCTGCACTGGTCTTTCTGTATGCATCGGACTTGCGAATTGCCTCGGTTTCCATCGTCAGCATGGACGATGCGGGCGATACGGCAGCGGCGGCAGCGATGTCTGTGCTCGTTGTTCTCCTCAATGTTGTCGTTCGCTTTCTATATGAAGCGGGCACCGCAAGGCTGAGACGCAAAATGTCAGCTTGGCAGAAGCGATAA
- a CDS encoding putative 2-aminoethylphosphonate ABC transporter substrate-binding protein has protein sequence MKRSWFLLVSMIVIVTVLSACGGNGGSSSKGNNKMGNTSEATESTESSLDTDSKELTVYTALEDDLIKEYLKTFYEKYPDIKLNIVRDSTGIITAKLLAEKDNPQADVVWGVAATSLLVLDQNSMLEPYSPAGVDRILAEFKDTRSPEHWVGIDAWETAFIANTVELEKKGLAVPKTYEDLLKPEYKGLITMPNPASSGTGFLTVSGLAQLLGADKAWEYMDKLHENIGIYTHSGSKPAKMAGTGEYPIGISFGYRGIKEKSGGSPVEVVFPAEGSGWDVEANAMIKKSKMKKAAQTFLDWAITDDAMAEYSKNYPIVAVKSDTSVIPEGYTKNPIEQLIKYDLQEAAKQRDTILKEWSNRYDSKSEPKS, from the coding sequence ATGAAAAGAAGCTGGTTTCTGCTTGTGAGCATGATAGTTATTGTTACGGTATTATCCGCATGCGGAGGTAACGGAGGATCGAGCAGTAAAGGAAATAACAAAATGGGCAATACTTCTGAAGCAACAGAATCAACAGAATCATCGCTTGATACGGATAGCAAAGAACTTACCGTATACACTGCGCTTGAGGATGATCTTATTAAAGAGTATTTGAAAACTTTTTATGAAAAATACCCAGACATCAAATTGAATATCGTTCGTGATTCAACAGGTATCATTACGGCTAAGCTGCTTGCTGAGAAGGATAATCCGCAAGCGGATGTCGTGTGGGGCGTTGCAGCAACAAGCTTGCTAGTACTGGATCAAAACAGCATGCTGGAGCCTTATTCTCCTGCTGGCGTAGATCGGATTCTTGCTGAGTTTAAAGATACTAGAAGTCCGGAGCATTGGGTAGGCATTGATGCATGGGAGACTGCTTTTATTGCTAATACGGTTGAGCTGGAGAAAAAAGGTTTGGCAGTTCCGAAGACATACGAGGATCTGCTTAAGCCAGAATATAAAGGTCTAATCACGATGCCTAACCCTGCATCATCTGGTACGGGTTTCCTCACGGTATCGGGCTTGGCGCAGCTGCTTGGAGCAGATAAAGCATGGGAATACATGGACAAACTGCATGAGAACATTGGCATCTACACACACTCAGGTTCGAAGCCGGCAAAAATGGCTGGTACTGGCGAATATCCAATCGGGATCTCCTTCGGATACCGCGGTATTAAAGAAAAAAGCGGCGGATCGCCAGTTGAAGTAGTGTTCCCGGCAGAAGGCTCAGGCTGGGATGTCGAGGCAAATGCAATGATTAAGAAATCGAAAATGAAAAAAGCAGCACAGACGTTTTTGGACTGGGCAATTACAGACGATGCAATGGCTGAATATAGCAAAAACTATCCGATCGTAGCTGTGAAGAGTGACACTAGCGTCATTCCAGAAGGTTATACTAAAAACCCGATTGAGCAATTAATCAAATACGATCTGCAAGAAGCGGCTAAACAAAGAGACACTATTTTAAAAGAGTGGAGCAACCGCTACGACAGCAAGAGCGAGCCGAAATCATAA
- the phnW gene encoding 2-aminoethylphosphonate--pyruvate transaminase: protein MKSHNDALLLTENPYLLLTPGPLTTTRTVKEAMMKDWCTWDDQYNQLVSSIRERLVKLAAQAAAEDYTAILMQGSGTFSVEATIGTAMPKQGGKLAIAVNGAYGERMVQIADVLGISVTPIRFDERSPINPEVIEKALQDDSQITHVAIVHCETTTGILNPLNEIAQVVKRHNVTFIVDAMSSFGGVAMDIDELGIDFLISSSNKCIQGVPGFGFVVARRDAIAKCKGHARSLSLDLYDQWDMMERSNSKWRYTSPTHVVRAFDQALKELELEGGIAAREARYSSNQQVITEGMEAAGFSALLPREWQSPIITAFRYPSANFSFESFYGSLKKEGFVLYPGKLTSEPTFRIGSIGDVNPADMERLVHVIKSIYSSFDKEQ from the coding sequence ATGAAATCACATAATGATGCATTATTGCTAACAGAAAATCCATATCTACTTCTTACGCCAGGACCGCTAACGACGACTCGAACCGTGAAGGAAGCGATGATGAAGGATTGGTGTACGTGGGATGATCAATACAATCAGCTGGTATCTTCGATAAGAGAGCGGCTCGTGAAGCTTGCTGCACAAGCGGCGGCAGAAGACTATACTGCTATATTGATGCAGGGCAGCGGGACGTTTAGCGTGGAAGCCACAATAGGCACGGCGATGCCGAAGCAAGGCGGTAAATTGGCTATTGCCGTTAATGGAGCTTACGGCGAGCGAATGGTTCAAATTGCCGACGTGCTTGGTATTTCAGTTACGCCAATCCGTTTTGACGAGCGCAGCCCTATCAATCCGGAAGTCATCGAGAAAGCACTTCAGGATGATTCGCAGATTACACATGTTGCCATCGTACATTGCGAAACGACAACAGGTATCCTTAACCCTTTGAATGAAATAGCTCAAGTTGTTAAGCGCCATAATGTCACGTTTATTGTTGACGCTATGAGCAGCTTTGGCGGTGTAGCTATGGACATAGATGAGCTGGGCATTGATTTCCTCATTAGCAGCAGCAACAAATGTATCCAAGGGGTACCGGGTTTTGGTTTTGTAGTTGCCCGCCGTGATGCCATTGCCAAATGCAAGGGCCATGCGCGCTCTTTATCGCTTGATTTGTATGACCAATGGGACATGATGGAGCGCTCGAATAGCAAATGGCGTTATACCTCGCCGACACATGTTGTTCGCGCATTCGATCAGGCGCTGAAGGAGCTTGAGCTTGAAGGCGGAATTGCGGCTCGGGAAGCTCGTTATAGCAGCAATCAACAAGTAATAACTGAGGGGATGGAGGCTGCTGGTTTCAGTGCGCTGCTTCCTCGTGAGTGGCAATCTCCTATTATTACAGCATTTCGTTACCCAAGCGCTAACTTTTCATTTGAATCATTTTACGGAAGCTTAAAGAAGGAAGGTTTTGTTCTGTATCCAGGGAAGCTGACCTCGGAGCCGACTTTCCGAATTGGCAGCATCGGTGATGTTAATCCAGCAGATATGGAACGATTGGTACATGTGATCAAAAGCATTTATTCATCCTTTGACAAGGAACAGTAG
- a CDS encoding DeoR/GlpR family DNA-binding transcription regulator, with amino-acid sequence MSLAGEERKQIIINMLQLKGKVRTPELVQALDVSSETIRRYLEELEDELKLKRVYGGAVKINVEREEPAYVRREVQQAEEKRRIGRAASSLIQDKDVVVIDDGTTTLQMIDSLAYKKQLTVLVTSVYTLNLLIGYKNRNIFDGEIVLIGGRINPKHYRTSGTLAMEFMSSFNVDKAFIVADGLQIDSGVTSYEDERGVLARTFMKQAKQTIVLADYTKIGTNHFYKIADFKEIDMIISDVAPPQAWRSKLDDQDVHWIVAE; translated from the coding sequence ATGTCGCTAGCCGGAGAAGAGCGGAAGCAGATCATCATTAATATGCTGCAGCTAAAAGGAAAGGTTCGAACGCCGGAGCTTGTGCAGGCGCTTGATGTATCATCGGAAACGATCCGCCGTTATTTGGAGGAGCTGGAGGATGAGCTTAAGCTCAAGCGAGTATACGGCGGCGCCGTTAAGATTAATGTGGAGCGGGAAGAGCCCGCTTATGTTCGGCGTGAGGTGCAGCAGGCTGAAGAGAAAAGAAGGATCGGACGAGCTGCCTCCTCTCTCATTCAGGATAAAGACGTCGTTGTCATCGACGATGGAACAACGACGCTGCAAATGATCGATTCACTTGCTTACAAAAAACAACTTACCGTTCTTGTTACATCCGTTTATACCTTAAACTTGCTGATTGGCTACAAAAATCGCAATATATTTGATGGTGAAATCGTGCTTATTGGCGGTCGCATTAACCCGAAGCATTACCGGACATCCGGTACGCTTGCGATGGAGTTTATGTCCAGTTTTAATGTGGATAAGGCTTTTATCGTTGCTGACGGTTTACAGATTGATAGCGGTGTGACAAGCTACGAGGATGAGCGCGGCGTGTTGGCTAGAACTTTTATGAAACAAGCCAAGCAAACGATCGTGTTAGCTGATTATACGAAGATTGGGACGAACCATTTTTATAAGATTGCCGATTTTAAAGAGATTGATATGATTATTAGCGATGTAGCGCCTCCACAGGCTTGGCGTTCCAAGCTTGATGATCAGGATGTGCACTGGATTGTAGCAGAATAG
- a CDS encoding saccharopine dehydrogenase C-terminal domain-containing protein encodes MKVFCLGGAGRICMEAVLDLVQYSSFEVITIGDFNLEAAQQLAASLNDKRVNAVRVNVHDHAATVEQLRGYDIVMDGTTITLNGLSTACIAEAGCHGINLNGFGEEDASHDVFVRNGKMCLPGFGMTPGVTQMMAMHAANQLKEVHEVRVSHGSYRPIAFSKSIAETTVYEYDPKLPGRVVYEKGQFIQVEPFARPREIELPEPYGKSIQYIIPHAETRTLAKALESKDVQLIEVRGTWPQQNMRLVRALYDYGFMRNDRINIAGQEIGIMDAIGQYLFESQEGHETELYGYSLHIEVTGISAQTGEACKYTLTHTHPASDGSVEGWEKLRAYTRNVGIPLAIATELIASGQTLCKDQTGIITPEEAFEPSIIFEQLSKRGILIHEKIESLVEVG; translated from the coding sequence ATGAAAGTATTTTGTCTTGGCGGTGCAGGTCGAATTTGTATGGAAGCGGTGCTGGATCTTGTTCAGTACTCCTCATTTGAGGTCATTACGATCGGTGATTTCAATCTGGAAGCGGCGCAGCAGCTTGCTGCCTCACTGAATGATAAACGTGTCAATGCAGTCAGAGTGAATGTACATGATCATGCGGCAACGGTAGAACAGCTTCGCGGCTACGATATTGTAATGGATGGAACTACGATTACATTAAACGGCTTGTCCACGGCATGTATTGCAGAGGCTGGCTGCCACGGCATTAATTTGAACGGCTTTGGCGAAGAAGATGCAAGTCACGATGTATTTGTCCGCAACGGAAAAATGTGTTTGCCTGGCTTCGGGATGACGCCCGGTGTAACGCAAATGATGGCGATGCATGCTGCTAATCAGTTGAAGGAAGTGCATGAGGTACGGGTTAGTCATGGCTCATACCGGCCGATTGCATTCTCCAAATCGATAGCGGAAACGACGGTTTATGAGTATGATCCGAAGCTGCCTGGACGCGTAGTTTATGAGAAGGGGCAATTCATTCAGGTGGAGCCGTTTGCTCGTCCACGTGAAATTGAGCTGCCAGAGCCGTACGGCAAATCGATTCAATACATTATTCCGCACGCAGAGACAAGAACGCTGGCAAAAGCGCTTGAGAGCAAGGATGTTCAGTTAATTGAAGTACGCGGTACATGGCCTCAGCAAAATATGAGACTCGTCCGTGCGTTATATGACTATGGGTTTATGCGCAACGATCGTATAAACATTGCAGGCCAGGAAATTGGCATTATGGATGCGATTGGGCAATACTTATTCGAATCGCAGGAAGGCCATGAAACGGAATTATACGGTTATTCTCTTCATATTGAAGTAACAGGGATATCGGCACAGACTGGCGAAGCTTGCAAATATACACTTACCCATACACATCCTGCATCGGATGGTTCAGTAGAAGGCTGGGAGAAACTCCGTGCGTACACTAGAAACGTCGGCATTCCACTTGCGATAGCGACGGAGCTTATTGCGAGCGGTCAGACGTTATGCAAAGATCAAACAGGAATCATAACACCGGAAGAAGCTTTTGAACCGAGCATTATATTTGAGCAGCTAAGCAAGCGCGGCATTCTCATTCATGAAAAGATTGAGAGTTTAGTTGAAGTAGGCTAG